A window from Cryptomeria japonica chromosome 1, Sugi_1.0, whole genome shotgun sequence encodes these proteins:
- the LOC131856523 gene encoding uncharacterized mitochondrial protein AtMg00860-like, with the protein MNLMNSIFRDYLDDFVLIFIDDILIYSKNKEEHKKHLRIVLQWLTDQKLFAMFLKCAFFQEKVQYLGHAISAEGIYVDSIKIEAIVDWPTLQSVTKVKSFMGLVGYYRKYVEGFSRIATPITSFRKKGKIFEWTEKCEEAF; encoded by the coding sequence ATGAACCTTATGAATAGTATCTTTCGAGATTACTTGGATGATTTTGTGCTTAtattcattgatgatattttgatttattccaaGAACAAAGAGGAACATAAGAAGCACTTGAGAATAGTCTTGCAATGGCTAACAGATCAAAAGCTTTTTGCTATGTttttgaagtgtgctttctttcaggaaaaggtgcaaTATTTAGGCCATGCTATATCTGCTGAAGGAATTTATGTTGATTCTATAAAGATAGAGGCAATTGTAGATTGGCCAACACTTCAAAGTGTTACAAAGGTTAAAAGTTTTATGGGTCTTGTAGGATACTATAGGAagtatgtggaaggattttctaggATAGCAACACCTATTACTTCTTTTCGAAAGAAGggaaagatatttgaatggactgagaagtgCGAAGAGGCATTTTAG